One window of Candidatus Korarchaeum sp. genomic DNA carries:
- a CDS encoding glutamate--tRNA ligase encodes MEDVRELITRFAAENALKYGKANVNAVIGKILYIRPDLKKNIRELIPLVEEVVHVVNEMPREALESVVGRVRKEKKEEVRKWPDLPKAERGRVVTRVAPEPNGYPTLGHAKGLLVPFIYARLYEGRFLLRFEDTNPRVEKLEYYEAIRNEFSRLLEACEEELGLSPGKWDEEIIESYYLDEMYSLAKKLIEAGKAYVCTCPAAEVRKKRKLGVSCDHRDQSIEINLELWEKMLNGGFKEGEAHLRLKTDMNHPNVTMRDPGIFRVIEAEHPIHGDKYRVYPVYDFSVSVMDSLTGVTHAFRSKEFEPHVDVQRHIVRALGLREYEMIQFGRITVEGIPLSKRYIRPLVESGILEGWDDPRIPTLRGLFRRGITPRAIVRFFYELGPSKVDATVNMGAIASINRKILDPIAERYMFVPDPIKAKIEGLNPPVIAQVEVHPDSERKREIRLDESEVFIASSDLQGLKPGDELRLRGLVNVTIKSVNPDEVSLRVSEEQRVKGVKIIQWAPVKSGVPARLFVPESPYSFRMIGGYGEPALRGIREGEIVQFVRVGFARLDKKDPLTFILSHD; translated from the coding sequence ATGGAGGACGTGAGGGAGCTGATAACTAGATTCGCTGCTGAGAACGCCCTCAAGTACGGGAAAGCGAATGTTAATGCCGTAATAGGAAAAATATTATACATTAGGCCAGATCTTAAGAAAAACATTAGGGAATTGATCCCTCTAGTAGAGGAAGTAGTGCATGTAGTGAATGAGATGCCCAGGGAAGCTCTCGAGAGCGTAGTCGGGAGGGTGAGGAAGGAGAAGAAAGAGGAAGTGAGGAAATGGCCTGATCTACCTAAAGCTGAGAGGGGGAGGGTAGTCACTAGGGTAGCCCCAGAGCCCAACGGTTATCCGACGCTCGGGCACGCTAAGGGGCTCCTAGTCCCCTTCATATACGCTAGGCTATACGAGGGCAGGTTCCTCTTGAGGTTCGAGGACACTAACCCTAGAGTGGAGAAGCTCGAGTATTATGAAGCGATAAGGAACGAGTTCTCGCGCCTCCTCGAAGCTTGCGAGGAGGAACTCGGCCTCTCCCCCGGGAAGTGGGATGAGGAGATAATAGAGTCCTACTACTTAGATGAGATGTACTCCCTCGCCAAGAAGCTCATAGAGGCAGGTAAAGCTTACGTTTGCACATGTCCCGCGGCTGAGGTCAGGAAGAAGAGGAAACTAGGGGTTAGCTGCGATCACAGAGATCAATCTATCGAGATCAATCTGGAACTTTGGGAGAAGATGCTCAACGGCGGCTTCAAGGAGGGAGAGGCCCATCTCAGGCTGAAGACAGATATGAATCACCCCAATGTAACTATGAGGGATCCTGGGATATTCAGAGTGATAGAAGCTGAGCACCCGATACACGGGGATAAGTACAGAGTTTACCCTGTCTACGATTTCTCAGTGAGCGTCATGGACTCATTAACTGGCGTGACTCACGCCTTCAGGAGCAAGGAATTCGAGCCCCATGTAGATGTCCAGAGGCATATAGTGAGGGCTCTGGGTTTGAGGGAATATGAGATGATCCAGTTCGGTAGGATAACTGTAGAGGGGATACCACTCTCCAAGAGGTACATAAGGCCCTTAGTTGAGAGCGGCATCTTGGAGGGATGGGACGATCCTAGGATACCCACTCTCAGGGGGCTCTTCAGGAGGGGGATAACTCCCAGAGCTATAGTCAGGTTCTTCTATGAATTGGGCCCCAGTAAAGTGGATGCCACTGTCAACATGGGGGCTATAGCTTCGATAAACAGGAAGATATTGGATCCGATAGCTGAGAGATATATGTTCGTCCCTGATCCGATAAAAGCTAAGATAGAGGGCCTGAACCCGCCGGTAATAGCTCAAGTAGAGGTGCATCCAGATTCGGAGAGGAAGAGGGAGATAAGGCTGGATGAGAGCGAGGTCTTCATAGCATCATCGGACCTACAGGGCCTGAAGCCTGGGGATGAGCTCAGGCTCAGGGGCTTGGTCAACGTGACTATTAAGAGCGTGAATCCCGATGAGGTCTCCCTCAGGGTGAGCGAGGAACAGAGAGTCAAGGGAGTGAAGATAATACAATGGGCCCCAGTCAAGAGCGGAGTCCCAGCTAGGCTCTTCGTACCAGAGAGCCCTTACAGCTTCAGGATGATCGGGGGTTACGGTGAGCCCGCCTTGAGGGGAATAAGGGAGGGCGAGATAGTCCAGTTCGTGAGAGTCGGCTTCGCTAGATTGGATAAGAAGGACCCACTGACCTTCATATTATCGCACGATTGA
- the rgy gene encoding reverse gyrase — protein sequence MIPAAFLGLCPGDEIFKTHERGSCLEEDLRAISEELEKYKEFFESCIGSPPWEAQLMWAKRALARRSFAAIAPTGVGKTVFGLITGSYFAYRGFGKSYMIFPTSLLVDQAHYNLINYSKLSGKDLRVLSYRSGMRGKEEFLSALESGDFDILLTTSQYLAVNHEAIKRSVDRFSFIFVDDVDSFLKNSKNVDKVLQLMGFDQEDIWNAIRGKEVGKRTDSVLVVSTATGRPGPRASLFRSLLGFEVGVMRPELLRNVVDIYTKERRELGPFIEGMGGGFLLYLPDMDLADEALDLVESAGFRGEVMHGYEEDKVRDFSEGRLDCLIGAARPYGVLVRGIDLPRRIRYVIFYGVPKFEITLREVSEMEDASIISLFSSLSRALGDEGRKLAIKLRRNPSGDDIKRARQIIEDILRDEEKISSISSLADVIIDIKSRKIIIPDIRTYLQGSGRTSRLYPGGITRGASLVWDEDPVLTSFIKRARAQEIDFLQLSEVDLEKLKSEIDESRRLLSSLKKGYELANLLKTALFIVESPSKARTIANFFGKPSRRFLDGLMAYEVTTGDYVLTVVASGGHVVDLTTTIGYHGVLIEDGTYVPVYTSIKRCNSCGHQFTDMDRCPKCGSTDLRDSRGVIESLRRLSFEASRVIIGTDPDTEGEKIAWDIYQLIMDSSKEIYRAEFHEVTKRAIVEALKSLRGINERMVEAQIVRRVEDRWIGFELSAEVQRKFGKRNLSAGRAQTPVLGWVIDRYREHQNKRIVSLIKGDGIFLKIDGKVGEEGASKIQIRELKIEEEVVKPPPPFTTDAMIGEANRVLRMSANMTMQLAQFLFETGLITYHRTDSPRVSDAGFRVASLVLGDEFVPRKWGEGGAHECIRPTKPLSAKELVDYIREGIIIIEGLTKDHLRLYDLIFRRFIASQSKDGTLVKQVASVRIGGSELEVTRLIGARGGWIDWYPFLYAPEPKLEEGTFDVIIEHQAVPAAPLYTQSNLVALMKERGIGRPSTYATIVEKILQRGYVIERNQKLIPTKLGIEVYNFLKERFPDLISEERTRTLERKMDSVEEGIADYQELIDELYNEIREKIGKFNR from the coding sequence ATGATACCCGCAGCATTCCTAGGGCTGTGCCCGGGTGACGAGATCTTCAAAACTCATGAGAGGGGATCATGCTTAGAGGAAGATCTCAGGGCTATCTCTGAGGAGCTGGAGAAGTATAAGGAGTTCTTCGAGTCCTGCATAGGCTCTCCCCCTTGGGAAGCTCAACTCATGTGGGCTAAGAGGGCTCTAGCTAGGAGGAGTTTCGCGGCTATAGCGCCTACTGGCGTCGGGAAGACAGTCTTCGGACTTATAACTGGTTCTTATTTCGCTTATAGGGGATTCGGGAAATCGTATATGATATTCCCGACATCCCTACTAGTTGATCAAGCCCACTACAACTTGATTAATTACTCTAAACTCTCCGGTAAGGACTTGAGAGTCCTGAGTTATAGGAGCGGGATGAGGGGGAAGGAGGAGTTCCTCTCAGCCCTAGAGTCGGGGGATTTCGATATCCTGCTCACTACTTCGCAGTACCTAGCGGTCAATCACGAGGCCATCAAGAGATCCGTGGATAGATTCTCATTCATATTCGTTGACGATGTGGATTCCTTCCTAAAGAACTCGAAAAATGTTGATAAAGTACTACAGTTAATGGGATTCGATCAGGAAGATATTTGGAACGCTATAAGGGGGAAGGAAGTGGGGAAGAGGACTGATAGCGTACTAGTGGTCTCAACAGCTACAGGGAGGCCCGGGCCGAGGGCTTCCCTATTCAGGTCCCTCTTGGGATTCGAAGTAGGGGTAATGAGGCCAGAGCTCCTGAGGAACGTGGTCGATATCTATACGAAGGAGAGACGCGAGCTGGGTCCCTTCATTGAGGGGATGGGTGGGGGTTTCCTCCTCTACCTCCCCGATATGGACTTAGCTGATGAGGCTCTAGACTTAGTGGAATCAGCTGGATTCAGAGGGGAGGTTATGCACGGTTATGAGGAGGATAAAGTTAGGGATTTCAGCGAGGGAAGGCTAGATTGCTTGATCGGGGCCGCGAGACCTTACGGTGTCTTAGTGAGGGGGATAGATCTACCGAGGAGGATAAGGTACGTTATCTTCTACGGAGTCCCTAAGTTCGAGATAACATTGAGGGAAGTCAGCGAGATGGAAGACGCCTCTATAATCTCACTCTTCTCCTCTCTATCTAGGGCTCTAGGCGATGAGGGGAGGAAACTAGCGATTAAGTTGAGGAGGAACCCGAGCGGAGACGATATAAAGAGGGCCAGACAGATAATAGAGGATATCTTAAGGGATGAGGAGAAGATAAGTTCTATCTCGAGCTTAGCGGATGTCATCATAGATATAAAGAGTAGGAAGATAATAATCCCGGACATAAGGACTTATCTCCAGGGATCTGGGAGGACATCCAGATTATATCCAGGTGGTATTACTAGAGGAGCTAGCTTAGTTTGGGATGAGGATCCAGTCCTCACTTCCTTCATCAAGAGAGCGAGAGCTCAGGAGATAGATTTCCTTCAGCTGAGTGAAGTCGACTTGGAGAAGCTGAAATCTGAGATAGATGAGAGCAGGAGGCTCTTATCTTCCCTTAAAAAAGGATATGAGTTAGCCAATTTACTTAAAACAGCTCTATTCATTGTAGAGAGCCCAAGTAAGGCCAGGACTATAGCTAACTTCTTTGGGAAACCGAGTAGGAGGTTCTTAGATGGTCTCATGGCTTATGAAGTGACCACAGGAGATTACGTATTAACTGTAGTCGCGAGCGGGGGGCATGTCGTAGATCTAACTACTACTATTGGATACCACGGTGTTTTGATTGAGGACGGGACTTACGTCCCCGTCTACACTTCGATAAAGCGTTGTAATTCTTGCGGCCATCAGTTCACTGATATGGATAGATGTCCTAAGTGCGGCTCCACGGACCTGAGGGATAGCAGGGGCGTAATAGAGAGCCTCAGGAGGCTGAGTTTCGAGGCTTCTAGAGTGATAATAGGGACTGATCCTGATACTGAAGGGGAGAAGATAGCTTGGGACATATATCAACTCATAATGGATTCATCTAAGGAGATATACAGAGCGGAATTCCACGAGGTGACTAAGAGAGCTATAGTTGAGGCCCTAAAGTCCTTGAGGGGGATTAATGAGAGGATGGTGGAGGCTCAGATAGTTAGGAGAGTGGAGGATAGATGGATAGGGTTCGAGTTGAGCGCTGAAGTCCAGAGGAAGTTCGGGAAGAGGAACTTATCCGCTGGGAGGGCCCAAACACCGGTCTTAGGATGGGTGATAGATAGGTACAGGGAGCATCAGAATAAGAGGATAGTGAGCTTGATAAAAGGGGATGGTATATTTCTGAAGATAGATGGGAAAGTAGGGGAGGAAGGGGCCTCTAAAATACAGATAAGAGAGCTCAAGATAGAAGAAGAAGTAGTGAAACCGCCTCCCCCATTCACGACGGATGCTATGATAGGGGAGGCTAACAGAGTGCTGAGGATGAGCGCGAATATGACGATGCAATTAGCACAATTCCTATTTGAGACAGGTCTGATAACTTACCACAGGACCGATAGCCCGAGGGTCAGTGACGCTGGCTTCAGAGTGGCTTCATTAGTCTTAGGGGATGAGTTCGTACCCAGGAAGTGGGGGGAGGGAGGGGCCCATGAGTGCATAAGGCCAACTAAACCTCTCTCAGCTAAAGAGCTCGTCGATTATATCAGAGAGGGGATAATTATCATCGAGGGTCTGACTAAAGATCACTTGAGGTTGTACGATTTGATATTCAGGAGGTTCATCGCTTCCCAATCCAAAGACGGTACCTTAGTCAAGCAAGTGGCTAGCGTCAGGATAGGGGGGAGCGAGTTAGAGGTGACGAGGTTGATAGGGGCCAGAGGGGGGTGGATCGATTGGTACCCCTTCCTCTACGCACCGGAGCCCAAGCTGGAGGAGGGGACTTTCGATGTCATCATAGAGCATCAAGCCGTCCCAGCGGCGCCCCTCTACACTCAGAGTAACTTAGTGGCATTGATGAAGGAGAGAGGGATCGGGAGACCCTCAACTTACGCTACTATAGTTGAGAAGATACTTCAGAGGGGTTACGTTATAGAGAGGAATCAGAAGTTGATACCGACGAAGCTTGGGATCGAAGTATATAACTTCCTCAAGGAAAGATTCCCCGATCTGATAAGCGAGGAGAGGACTAGGACTCTCGAGAGGAAGATGGATAGCGTCGAGGAAGGCATTGCTGATTATCAAGAGCTCATAGACGAGTTATATAATGAAATTAGGGAGAAAATAGGGAAATTCAATCGCTGA
- a CDS encoding class I SAM-dependent rRNA methyltransferase, with protein sequence MRWGVTGEVVLRGEGVERARKGHLNIYAKWLSSIRGPVSRGDLVVLKDESGDTLGLGFYEGIGSIAVRVLSEELINPEELIEERLREALRTRERMKLGNFFRWVHTEADKLPGLIVDVYDDIVVISSTSVGIDVRIEGIAELIKRIYKPSSIILRNDSRPRREVGLPIERKVLFGDKKRAIIREGSAIFYVDTIEGQKTGFFIDQRMNRLEVERLAGPGDRVLDLFSYTGGFGIHAALFGAKVTAVEESDYALTEMSENMKLNSVEMRAIRSRVKEFLESDCDLYDIVIVDPPAFAPSKEMVDSAKRAYVALNSSAISRVAPGGMILTYSCSLFIKEEDFRKIVERASSIAGREIKILGEMGPSPDHPFDPKHPWTLYLKGLQAVVL encoded by the coding sequence TTGAGGTGGGGCGTTACAGGGGAAGTGGTGCTGAGGGGGGAGGGTGTCGAGAGAGCTAGGAAGGGTCACTTGAACATATACGCGAAGTGGTTGAGCTCCATAAGGGGGCCTGTCTCGAGAGGGGATCTAGTAGTCCTCAAGGACGAATCAGGGGATACGTTGGGCTTGGGGTTCTACGAGGGTATAGGGAGCATAGCTGTCAGGGTGCTATCTGAGGAGCTGATAAACCCCGAGGAGTTGATTGAGGAGAGGCTGAGGGAAGCTTTGAGGACTAGGGAGAGGATGAAGCTAGGTAACTTCTTCAGGTGGGTCCACACGGAAGCAGATAAGCTTCCGGGTCTTATAGTAGATGTCTACGATGATATAGTGGTGATTTCCTCGACGTCCGTAGGGATCGATGTCAGGATCGAGGGGATAGCTGAGTTGATTAAGAGGATATACAAACCCTCCTCGATAATACTGAGGAACGATAGCAGGCCGAGGAGGGAGGTGGGACTCCCTATAGAGAGGAAGGTCTTGTTCGGTGATAAGAAGAGAGCTATAATAAGGGAGGGATCGGCTATATTCTACGTGGACACTATTGAAGGTCAGAAGACCGGTTTCTTCATAGATCAGAGGATGAATAGATTGGAAGTGGAGCGTTTAGCCGGCCCCGGGGATAGGGTACTCGATCTCTTCAGTTACACCGGGGGCTTCGGGATTCACGCAGCTCTCTTCGGCGCTAAGGTCACAGCAGTCGAGGAATCGGATTACGCTTTAACTGAGATGAGCGAGAATATGAAGCTGAATTCAGTCGAGATGAGAGCGATAAGATCTAGAGTTAAGGAGTTCTTGGAGAGTGATTGCGATCTATATGATATAGTGATAGTAGACCCACCCGCTTTCGCTCCCAGTAAGGAGATGGTAGATAGTGCCAAGAGAGCTTACGTCGCTCTCAACTCCTCAGCTATCTCTAGAGTGGCCCCAGGGGGGATGATACTCACTTACTCCTGCAGCCTCTTCATAAAGGAGGAGGATTTCAGGAAGATCGTGGAGAGAGCTTCTTCAATAGCTGGCAGGGAGATAAAGATATTGGGGGAGATGGGCCCCTCACCAGACCACCCGTTCGATCCTAAGCACCCCTGGACGCTCTATCTCAAGGGCTTGCAAGCTGTAGTGCTCTGA
- a CDS encoding aminopeptidase P family protein, whose amino-acid sequence MYPKEELESRIRRLRRWMARRDVDLSLFAPGPNMLYLSGTMEAELLAVPLDGEPYLIARYAFGDEIAKERSPFHVEVFKPYFGTNKKEVEEPNPFKTLLNISGGLRRVAIDFTERKELVEKMRRVFRRGKKSVATIDSREQLNRMRSVKSEYEVGLMRESASISMRALESLEIVPKMSEVEIANRLEFEMRELGADGSSFPTIVASGMNSFNAHHIPSERKLSEGDILLIDFGAKYKGYCVDITRTYFIGTPPNEFIERYEAVLNAQIRAMEYMKRGIAFEKPDIEARKVLREAGLLEYFVHSLGHGVGLEVHEDIRLLVGKRGFMEEGMTITDEPGIYIRGWGGIRIEDTVLVSKNKGIALTEGIPKEPDFLRR is encoded by the coding sequence ATGTACCCTAAGGAGGAACTCGAGTCGAGGATAAGGAGGTTGAGGAGATGGATGGCGAGGAGAGACGTGGATCTGAGCCTCTTCGCACCGGGCCCGAACATGCTTTACCTCTCTGGGACTATGGAAGCTGAGCTCCTAGCAGTGCCCTTAGACGGAGAGCCCTACTTAATAGCTAGGTACGCTTTCGGGGATGAGATAGCTAAGGAGAGGTCCCCCTTCCACGTCGAAGTATTCAAGCCGTACTTCGGGACGAACAAGAAGGAAGTAGAGGAGCCCAATCCATTTAAAACCCTCTTAAACATCTCTGGGGGATTGAGGAGAGTTGCTATAGATTTCACTGAGAGGAAGGAGCTAGTTGAGAAGATGAGGAGGGTCTTCAGGAGGGGGAAGAAGAGCGTAGCTACTATAGATTCGAGGGAGCAATTGAATAGGATGAGATCCGTTAAGAGCGAGTATGAGGTAGGATTGATGAGGGAGAGCGCATCTATCTCAATGAGAGCTCTCGAGTCCTTGGAGATAGTCCCTAAGATGAGTGAAGTGGAGATAGCTAATAGGTTGGAGTTCGAGATGAGGGAGTTAGGAGCGGATGGGAGCAGCTTCCCGACTATAGTGGCTAGTGGGATGAACTCATTCAACGCGCATCACATACCGAGCGAGAGGAAGTTATCTGAGGGGGATATACTCTTGATAGACTTCGGAGCTAAGTACAAGGGGTATTGCGTAGATATAACGAGGACTTACTTCATCGGAACCCCTCCTAATGAGTTCATTGAGAGATACGAAGCCGTTTTGAACGCTCAAATTAGAGCTATGGAATATATGAAGCGAGGTATAGCTTTCGAGAAGCCCGATATCGAGGCGAGGAAGGTATTGAGGGAAGCTGGCCTTTTGGAGTACTTCGTCCACTCCCTGGGCCATGGGGTAGGGCTGGAGGTACATGAGGATATAAGGCTCTTAGTCGGGAAGAGGGGCTTTATGGAGGAGGGCATGACTATAACAGATGAACCCGGTATCTACATAAGGGGATGGGGAGGGATAAGGATAGAGGATACTGTACTCGTGAGTAAGAACAAGGGAATCGCCCTAACTGAGGGGATCCCGAAGGAACCGGATTTCCTGAGGAGATAG
- a CDS encoding MBL fold metallo-hydrolase, giving the protein MELRILGGVREIGGNRILLRSSNESILLDYGKNFLREEEFFQRPFMSPSFDEDYLKTGLISSLEHEGLRGVFISHAHQDHWGYLNLLPQGIEAHMGEAASKIIRANVELGYADEILHTIRTFRTGDSISVGDFSIVPIHVDHSVPGSYGFLIECGNIKLAYTGDLRMHGPRRDMTLDFIDEAASIGVDALIMEATKVAPENDPETSIIRLLEARLFYRWGVEPPKRIKFELSSEGEVTERIRSVCDGSDSLILLETSSSDADRIRSVFEAARKLSRVLVMDERIAFINEEMRGAGIDGLPGIGEYLLWRRKRRGEGVSSRERRGMKKFIERFEDLSGDEAIIQGERRAEIFKEPHNFLVLTSNATRFLYEIPINVKVKLDFILSRSESFSEESALSLDRLMNWLLLYGVRRYYRIHVSGHMAPEQMSEFVESINPGRIIPIHTEHPDLFDAFIPRRMRDRLILPEYGKLIKLS; this is encoded by the coding sequence GTGGAGCTCAGGATATTGGGAGGAGTGCGGGAGATAGGGGGGAACAGGATATTACTGAGGTCCTCCAATGAGTCGATCCTCTTGGATTACGGTAAGAACTTCTTGAGGGAGGAGGAGTTCTTCCAGAGGCCCTTCATGTCACCTTCTTTCGATGAGGATTACCTCAAGACAGGACTGATAAGCTCATTAGAGCATGAGGGTTTGAGGGGCGTCTTCATAAGCCACGCTCACCAAGATCACTGGGGTTACTTGAACTTACTGCCTCAGGGGATAGAGGCTCATATGGGTGAAGCCGCTAGTAAGATAATAAGGGCTAATGTAGAGCTGGGTTACGCTGATGAGATCCTCCACACGATCAGGACCTTCAGGACTGGAGATAGTATTAGCGTGGGGGATTTCTCAATCGTGCCAATACACGTTGATCACTCAGTCCCCGGTTCCTACGGCTTCTTGATAGAGTGCGGTAATATCAAGCTCGCGTATACGGGCGATCTGAGGATGCACGGCCCGAGGAGGGATATGACCCTAGATTTCATAGATGAAGCAGCATCGATAGGGGTGGATGCCCTGATAATGGAGGCTACTAAAGTAGCCCCTGAGAACGACCCAGAGACATCTATAATAAGGCTGCTGGAGGCGAGGCTCTTCTACAGGTGGGGAGTTGAGCCTCCGAAGAGGATAAAATTCGAGCTCTCGAGTGAGGGAGAGGTGACTGAGAGGATAAGATCCGTTTGCGATGGTTCAGATTCCCTCATACTCTTAGAGACTTCCTCATCGGATGCTGATAGGATAAGGAGCGTTTTCGAAGCTGCTAGGAAGTTATCCAGAGTCCTAGTGATGGATGAGAGGATCGCTTTCATCAATGAGGAGATGAGGGGTGCTGGGATAGATGGGTTGCCGGGGATCGGAGAATACCTCCTCTGGAGGAGGAAGAGGAGAGGTGAGGGAGTGAGCTCTAGGGAGAGGAGAGGGATGAAGAAGTTCATAGAGAGGTTCGAGGACCTATCGGGGGATGAAGCGATAATTCAGGGGGAGAGGAGAGCTGAGATATTTAAGGAACCTCATAACTTCCTCGTCCTCACGAGTAACGCCACTAGGTTCCTTTATGAGATCCCTATAAATGTCAAAGTCAAACTGGATTTCATACTCAGTAGATCCGAGTCCTTCAGTGAGGAATCAGCCCTCTCCCTAGATAGGTTGATGAACTGGCTCCTCCTATATGGCGTGAGGAGGTATTACAGGATACACGTCTCCGGACACATGGCACCGGAGCAGATGAGCGAGTTCGTGGAATCGATAAATCCCGGACGCATAATACCTATACATACAGAGCATCCCGATCTCTTCGATGCCTTCATCCCTAGGAGGATGAGGGATCGCTTGATACTCCCTGAATATGGTAAATTAATTAAGCTCAGCTGA
- a CDS encoding nicotinate phosphoribosyltransferase, producing the protein MRRDEFYIISSREIKEGKVTDIYFLRTLEVLRAKGLADKRVVMEVAARSIPNKARWGILAGVEEVAELLEGRDVDVYSLPDGSIFRPWTPVMRIEGPYSEFGALETSILGFLSSLSGVATAAARVKMAAGDKPVFNFGIRRQHPAVSLAFEKASLIGGLDGSSGILVEELGFKPVGTMPHAMIIIFGDQVKAWRSFDEVMPEEVPRIALVDTFYDEKTEAIMAAEALGRKLSGVRLDTPSSRRGDMSEIIREVRWELDIRGFDHVKIFVSGGLNENTVKEFSEAGADAFGVGSHIVGARPVDFGMDIVEVEGKPIAKRGIRSGAKELFICDDHLIYEAVSKGNRPKCPSCGRDMRYSYLRVVERGKLNYRIEDLKELNKKTRELLKKLRELGEGI; encoded by the coding sequence ATGCGTCGAGATGAATTCTACATAATCTCGAGCAGAGAGATAAAGGAGGGAAAGGTGACAGATATATACTTCCTCAGGACTCTAGAGGTCTTGAGAGCTAAGGGATTGGCTGATAAGAGAGTAGTTATGGAAGTAGCAGCTAGATCCATACCTAATAAAGCGAGATGGGGGATATTAGCTGGAGTAGAGGAAGTAGCTGAGCTCCTAGAGGGCAGGGATGTAGATGTATACTCCCTGCCTGACGGGAGTATCTTCAGGCCCTGGACACCTGTAATGAGGATAGAGGGCCCATACTCGGAGTTCGGGGCTCTCGAGACATCTATACTAGGTTTCTTGAGCAGCCTCTCTGGAGTAGCTACAGCAGCGGCTAGAGTTAAGATGGCAGCTGGAGATAAACCCGTCTTCAACTTCGGGATAAGGAGGCAGCACCCAGCAGTGAGCCTAGCTTTCGAGAAAGCTAGCTTAATAGGGGGGCTCGATGGTTCCTCAGGCATACTAGTTGAGGAGCTCGGATTCAAGCCAGTCGGGACAATGCCCCACGCAATGATAATAATCTTCGGAGATCAAGTGAAGGCTTGGAGGTCCTTCGATGAGGTAATGCCGGAGGAAGTGCCGAGGATAGCTTTAGTAGATACTTTCTACGATGAGAAGACTGAAGCGATAATGGCTGCCGAGGCCCTAGGGAGGAAGTTGTCAGGAGTCAGGTTAGACACTCCGAGCTCGAGGAGAGGGGATATGAGCGAGATAATAAGGGAGGTGAGGTGGGAGCTGGATATAAGGGGGTTCGATCATGTGAAGATATTCGTCTCAGGCGGCTTGAATGAGAACACAGTCAAGGAGTTCTCTGAAGCTGGAGCGGATGCTTTCGGCGTCGGATCTCATATAGTGGGGGCTAGGCCAGTGGACTTCGGTATGGATATAGTTGAAGTCGAGGGGAAGCCGATAGCTAAGAGGGGGATAAGGAGCGGGGCCAAGGAGCTATTCATATGCGACGATCACTTAATATATGAGGCTGTGAGCAAGGGGAATAGGCCGAAATGTCCCTCGTGCGGGAGGGATATGAGGTACTCTTACCTGAGGGTGGTTGAGAGAGGGAAGCTCAACTACAGGATAGAGGACCTCAAAGAATTGAATAAGAAAACGAGAGAGTTACTCAAAAAATTAAGAGAGCTCGGGGAAGGAATTTAA
- the mvk gene encoding mevalonate kinase encodes MRVRASAPSQAFLLGEHAVLYGSPALALSVDKRSHVEASPLPKGEILIESELGVYKEGSSYNEDLVKLAKGLKELLSKYGIEGGVHLRIRSEVPASSGMASSASVAAAISKSIDALFGLDMSESELLDAVYTFERIIHGRASKTGPACAVLGGVIWVEWSDGEMRVSSLGYKEVPIAIACTGEPSKTREMVERVSKLRESFPDLHEGIIRTISGLVLRGRDALESGDLETLGSLMNINQGLLYSLGVSSFSIERIVWEARMRGALGAKLSGAGGGGCVVILHESPEEVARSLTSASISFPVRVSKRGVTLEYP; translated from the coding sequence TTGAGGGTAAGGGCCTCCGCACCTTCACAAGCTTTCCTCCTGGGGGAACATGCTGTCCTATATGGCTCCCCAGCTCTCGCTCTCAGTGTAGATAAGCGTAGCCATGTGGAGGCCTCCCCCCTCCCTAAGGGGGAGATACTGATAGAATCCGAACTGGGGGTCTATAAGGAGGGGAGCTCGTACAATGAGGATCTCGTCAAGTTAGCTAAGGGACTGAAGGAACTCCTCAGTAAGTACGGAATAGAGGGGGGAGTTCACTTAAGGATAAGATCCGAGGTACCCGCTAGCAGCGGTATGGCTTCCTCTGCTTCAGTAGCCGCAGCTATATCTAAGTCCATAGATGCCCTATTCGGATTGGATATGAGCGAATCGGAGCTCTTAGATGCTGTCTACACTTTCGAGAGGATAATACATGGCAGGGCTAGTAAGACGGGTCCGGCTTGCGCAGTGCTCGGTGGAGTCATTTGGGTGGAGTGGTCTGATGGTGAGATGAGAGTCTCTAGCCTGGGCTACAAGGAAGTTCCCATAGCTATAGCTTGCACAGGAGAGCCTAGTAAGACGAGGGAGATGGTCGAGAGGGTCTCAAAGCTGAGGGAATCCTTCCCAGATCTACATGAGGGGATAATCAGGACTATATCTGGCTTAGTCCTCAGGGGGAGGGATGCATTGGAATCAGGGGATCTCGAGACATTAGGTTCCCTGATGAACATAAATCAGGGCTTGCTCTACTCACTGGGAGTTAGCAGTTTTTCGATAGAGAGGATAGTCTGGGAGGCTAGGATGAGAGGCGCCTTAGGGGCCAAGCTCTCTGGGGCTGGGGGAGGGGGATGCGTGGTAATCTTACACGAATCCCCTGAGGAAGTAGCGAGAAGCTTGACATCAGCTAGTATCTCCTTCCCAGTGAGAGTCTCTAAGAGGGGCGTTACTTTAGAATATCCTTAA